The proteins below are encoded in one region of Telopea speciosissima isolate NSW1024214 ecotype Mountain lineage chromosome 10, Tspe_v1, whole genome shotgun sequence:
- the LOC122643125 gene encoding protein FAR1-RELATED SEQUENCE 5-like — translation MAEVIIPYRDLEDAYANEGPTEMEEALRLDVEDIENELNSSDMVVDDGNDITNGDIADHVFVDEPSEHGDGGENLFVDDPTEHFDNPVEHNEELCIGKYFANANDAYEFYNNYARKMGFSVRKSKVERSRKRKEGMNKEGDVLPRMYVCSKEGFKDCKDKRQEGKDVNHRADSRVGCPTHLWVKSVEGGLVVDQFISGHNHSLMAPVEIYWL, via the exons ATGGCAGAGGTTATTATACCATATAGGGACTTAG AGGATGCGTATGCTAATGAAGGTCCCACTGAAATGGAGGAAGCTCTTCGATTAGATGTGGAAGATATTGAAAATGAATTAAATAGTAGTGACATGGTAGTTGATGATGGAAATGATATAACCAATGGAGATATAGCAGATCATGTGTTTGTGGATGAACCAAGTGAGCATGGTGATGGGGGTGAAAATTTGTTTGTTGATGATCCAACGGAACACTTTGACAATCCTGTTGAGCATAATGAGGAACTATGTATTGGAAAGTATTTTGCCAATGCAAACGATGCATACGAATTTTATAACAATTATGCTCGGAAGATGGGATTTAGTGTTCGGAAATCTAAAGTGGAGAGgtcaaggaaaaggaaagaaggaatgAACAAGGAGGGGGATGTCTTGCCTCGCATGTATGTTTGTAGTAAGGAAGGTTTTAAGGACTGCAAAGATAAAAGACAAGAAGGGAAAGATGTTAATCATCGAGCTGATAGTAGAGTTGGTTGTCCTACTCATCTGTGGGTAAAATCAGTTGAAGGGGGCTTGGTTGTTGACCAATTTATTTCAGGCCACAACCATAGCCTCATGGCACCCGTTGAAATTTATTGGCTTTGA